One Micromonas commoda chromosome 7, complete sequence genomic window carries:
- a CDS encoding predicted protein, translated as MDDLDALLEDLDAAGIGGGGAAKGGGGTAAPPVSRTSSVPAPGRTSTVTDGPARSSGDTAARDGVNGAKPTGNLDELDDLLGELDAVMGSGVSPLTERPKPASSSATTTTSQKSNAPSSSSSSAPRVAAFDPSRVRTGDPSDPRGGAHLAPNPRGGGTGGGARCAPCAIVGGSDAKLGRASFMSPDAPCDALRCVSCDFDVVSFDGVAWCSGEGGVKGPGVDYMFFRNNYPDASAMGARATERTGWRAYCCQCSWRSLGVGGREKVDGVGGELRWVCGGH; from the coding sequence atggacgacctcgacgcgcttctcgaggacctcgacgccgcgggtatcggcggcggcggcgcggccaagggcggtggcgggacCGCGGCTCCGCCCGTCAGCAGAACCTCCAGCGTGCCCGCTCCCGGCAGGACCTCCACCGTGACGGACGgccccgcgcgatcgtcgggggacaccgcggcgcgggacgggGTTAACGGCGCGAAACCGACGGGgaacctcgacgagctcgacgacctccTCGGGGAGCTCGATGCGGTCATGGGCAGCGGCGTATCGCCCCTGACGGAACGACCGaagcccgcgtcgtcgtcggcaacgacgacgacgtcccaaAAGTCCAACGCAccatcatcgtcgtcgtcgtcggcgccgcgcgtcgccgcgttcgatcCGTCCCGGGTTCGAACCGGCGACCCttcggacccgcgcggcggcgcgcacctcgcgcccaacccgcgcggcgggggcaccggcggcggcgcgaggtgtgcgccgtgcgcgatcgtcggcggATCGGACGCCAAACTCGGCCGGGCGTCGTTCATGTCCCCGGACGCCccgtgcgacgcgctccgGTGCGTGTCCTGCGACTTTGACGTGGTGtccttcgacggcgtcgcgtggtGTTCGGGCGAGGGGGGCGTCAAAGGTCCCGGGGTGGATTACATGTTCTTTCGTAACAACTACCCAGACGCGTCAgcgatgggcgcgagggcgacggagaGAACCGGTTGGAGGGCGTACTGCTGCCAGTGCTCGTGGCGGAGtttgggcgtcggcgggcgggagAAGGTGGACGGCGTGGGGGGTGAGCTTCGGTGGGTGTGCGGGGGGCACTGA
- a CDS encoding predicted protein, with protein MAPDERRRAPAAVATAAAAIVASTVMSPLAAHSADLISEFNASGIVFKDAVQVEALRDPLVDGVTIYLSDFKRSFSAKAQSGDFFSEPSQTALACVRSESAAGVTIKGDIAGFQGQEVFSERKNLNLLNNKTLRVRRIYDQGNNALVYVSYSTRTASTSNDGGPSAGQYHTNICTVPLRPGEAPGAAAGAAGAAP; from the exons ATGGCTCCGgacgagcgtcgccgcgcgcccgccgccgtggccaccgccgccgccgcgatcgtcgcgtccaccgtgatgtcgcccctcgccgcgcacag CGCGGACCTCATCTCGGAGTTCAACGCGAGCGGCATCGTCTTCAAGGACGCCGTGCAGGTGGAGGCCCTTCGGGACCCGCtggtcgacggcgtcacAATCTACCTCTCCGACTTTAAGCGTTCCTTCTCGGCCAAGGCGCAGAGCGGCGACTTTTTCAGCGAGCCGTCCCAGACGGCTCTCGCGTGCGTGCGATcggagagcgccgccggggtgacCATCAAGGGAGACATCGCCGGGTTCCAGGGTCAGGAGGTGTTCAGCGAGCGTAAGAACCTGAACCTCCTGAACAACAAGACCCTTCGAGTGCGTCGAATCTACGACCAAGGAAACAACGCCTTGGTGTACGTGTCTTACAgcacgcggacggcgagcaCGAGCAACGACGgcgggccgagcgcggggcAGTATCACACGAACATCTGCACGGTGCCGCTGCGACCCGGGGAGGcgccgggagcggcggcgggggcggcgggggcggcgccgtag
- a CDS encoding predicted protein, translating to MGVMDLPGGRRTYAQEMEFLERVTPTQWRVREGFVPNMRVPGVFYVNKHLETLMFDELRQHVDRGDVGGFLPAVKQLANVACLPGIVSKSIALPDVHSGYGFAIGNVAAFDMSDPNAVVSPGGVGFDINCGVRVVRTNLHERDVTDIKEKLAQSLFDHIPVGVGSQGIIPTSPAGLEAALEMGMDWSLREGYAWAEDKEHCEEYGRMLNADPNKVSARAKKRGLPQMGTLGAGNHYAEIQVVDEIFDKHAADKMGIERLGQVMVMIHSGSRGLGHQVATDALTEMERAMARDGILVNDRQLACAKISSPEGQNYLSAMSCAANYAWVNRSSMTFLCRQAFAKMFDQTPDDLDMHVVYDVSHNIAKIEEHVVDGELKTLLVHRKGSTRAFPPHHPLIPVDYQYTGQPVLIGGTMGTCSYILTGTEKGMEETFGSTCHGAGRARSRNNSRNKLDYTEVLEKLKTKGIAIRVASPKLVMEEAPESYKDVTEVVNTCHDAGISKKAVKLRPIAVVKG from the coding sequence atGGGCGTCATGGACCTCCCCGGCGGTCGGCGCACCTACGCCCAGGAGATGGAGTTCCTGGAGCGCGTCACGCCGACGCAgtggcgcgtgcgcgagggcTTCGTTCCCAACAtgcgcgtccccggcgtcttCTACGTGAACAAGCACCTCGAGACGCTCAtgttcgacgagctccgtcAGCAcgtggaccgcggcgacgtcggcggcttcctccccGCGGTCAAGCAGCTCGCCAACGTCGCCTGCCTCCCCGGCATCGTCAGCAAGAGCATCGCGCTCCCGGACGTCCACTCCGGGTACGGCTTCGCCATAGGaaacgtcgccgccttcgacaTGTCCGACCCAAACGCGGTCGtctcccccggcggcgtgggctTCGACATCAACTGCGGCGTCAGGGTGGTCCGCACCAACctgcacgagcgcgacgtgaCGGACATCAAGGAGAAGCTCGCGCAGTCCCTCTTCGATCACATCCCGGTGGGCGTGGGTTCGCAGGGCATCATACCCACGTCTCCCGCGGGGCTcgaagccgcgctcgagatgGGCATGGACTGGTCCCTGCGCGAGGGATACGCGTGGGCGGAGGACAAGGAACACTGCGAGGAGTACGGGCGGATGCTCAACGCGGATCCCAACAaggtgagcgcgcgggcgaagaAGCGGGGGCTGCCGCAGATGGGcacgctcggcgccgggaacCACTACGCCGAGATCCAGGTGGTGGACGAGATATTCGACAAGCACGCGGCGGATAAGATGGGCATCGAGCGTTTGGGGCAGGTGATGGTGATGATACACTCGGGGagccgcgggctcgggcaccaggtggcgacggacgcgctgACGGAGATGGAACGCGCGATGGCTCGCGACGGGATCCTCGTCAACGATCGCCAGCTGGCGTGTGCCAAGATCTCATCGCCCGAGGGCCAGAACTACCTCAGCGCCatgtcgtgcgcggcgaactACGCGTGGGTGAACCGGAGCTCGATGACGTTCCTGTGCAGGCAGGCGTTCGCCAAGATGTTCGATCAAACCCCGGACGACCTGGACATGCACGTCGTGTACGACGTGTCTCACAACATCGCGAAGATCGAGGAGCACGTGGTGGACGGCGAGTTGAAGACGCTGCTGGTGCACCGGAAGgggtccacgcgcgcgttcccgccgcACCACCCGCTGATACCGGTGGATTACCAGTACACCGGCCAGCCCGTGCTCATCGGGGGCACGATGGGGACGTGCTCTTACATCTTGACCGGGACGGAGAAGGGGATGGAGGAGACGTTTGGTAGCACGTGCCACGGCGCGGGTCGAGCTCGGAGCCGAAACAACTCCCGCAACAAGCTCGATTACACCGAGGTGCTGGAGAAGCTCAAGACGAAGGGCATCGCGATTCGGGTGGCGTCGCCCAAGCTGGtgatggaggaggcgccggagAGTTACAAGGACGTGACGGAGGTTGTGAACACGTGCCACGACGCGGGGATATCAAAGAAGGCTGTCAAGCTCCGACcaatcgccgtcgtcaaggGTTGA
- a CDS encoding predicted protein gives MKVAFKTLTNQKFEEDFADDASIGDVRAKLSETQKIPAPEMVLIHKGKVLTDDATLAAAGVTEASFIVMMHQKPKAPKPAPPPPVPKPAAAAPAPAPATTPEAPAAATPETPAATPSTEPAPAGTPTDSSLVTGAALQETINNMMSMGFERDACVRALRAAFNNPDRAVEYLLTGIPENLMPPAAPAAPAAAAPAAAAPAAAAAAAATAPGGPGPNTQPLNLFPEGGVPGGGGGGGGEGSGILDFLRENPQFQAIRAMVQGNPQILQPMLAELQRQNPQLYQLIAGNQEEFLRLLNEPAPEGALENLAAGLGDGGGFGGDDGEGQIEISEDEKAAIDRLAALGFEFERAAEAFFACGKNEELAANFLFDNAGQD, from the exons ATGAAGGTCGCCTTCAAGACACT CACCAACCAGAAGTTCGAGGAGGacttcgcggacgacgcgtccatcggggacgtccgcgccAAGCTCTCCGAGACGCAGAAGATCCCGGCTCCCGAGATGGTGCTGATCCACAAGGGCAAGGtgctcaccgacgacgcgacgctcgccgccgctggggTCACCGAGGCGAGCTTCATCGTGATGATGCACCAGAAGCCCAaggcgcccaagcccgcgccgcctcccccggtgcccaagcccgccgccgccgcgccggctcccgcgccggcgaccacCCCGGAGGCACCAGCCGCGGCCACCCCCGagacccccgccgcgactccCTCGacggagcccgcgcccgccggcaCCCCGACAGACAGctcgctcgtcaccggcgccgcgctgcaggaGACCATCAACAACATGATGTCCATGGGtttcgagcgcgacgcgtgcgtcaggGCGCTTCGAGCCGCGTTCAACAACCCGGACCGCGCGGTGGAGTACCTCCTCACCGGCATCCCCGAGAACCTCAtgcctcccgcggcgcccgccgctcccgccgccgccgctcccgccgccgccgctcccgccgccgccgccgccgcggccgcgacggcgcccggcggcCCGGGCCCCAACACCCAGCCCCTGAACCTCTtccccgagggcggcgtccccggcggcggcggcggcggcgggggagaggGGAGCGGCATCCTCGACTTTCTTCGCGAGAATCCCCAGTTTCAGGCTATTCGCGCCATGGTCCAGGGCAACCCGCAGATCCTCCAGCCCATGCTCGCGGAGTTGCAGAGGCAGAACCCGCAGCTGTACCAGCTCATCGCGGGCAACCAGGAGGAGTTTCTCAGGCTGCTCAACGAGCCGGCGCCGGAGGGGGCGCTGGAGAACCTGGCGGCTGggctgggcgacggcggcgggttcggcggcgacgacggggagggaCAGATTGAAATCTCCGAGGATGAAAAGGCGGCCATCGACcgactcgccgcgctcgggttCGAGTTTGAGcgggccgcggaggcgttcTTCGCGTGCGGGAAaaacgaggagctcgccgcgaactTCCTCTTCGACAACGCCGGTCAGGATTGA
- a CDS encoding predicted protein, giving the protein MLTRKIESFCAERLQMKEGYAYELYKKWGTCLRGMQQEGILNCPELLEEYLEYSHDIPLHEHIGPDPQLRAMLQSLDPSIPRWVFTASIEPHARRCLELLGVSDLFEGIIDVRAVDWVTKHDADAYAAAMRIAGVDDPNACLFLDDSTSNVRAAKKVGWRTVLVGTHARDCGSKIECAEADVIVDTVHRLVDVAPGLFVGDVAPAGAGV; this is encoded by the coding sequence ATGCTGACGCGAAAGATCGAGTCCTTCTGCGCGGAGCGACTGCAGATGAAGGAGGGGTACGCGTACGAGCTGTACAAGAAGTGGGGCACGTGCCTGCGAGGCATGCAGCAGGAGGGCATCCTGAACTGCCCcgagctgctggaggagTACCTCGAGTACTCGCACGACATTCCCCTGCACGAGCACATCGGGCCCGATCCGCAGCTGCGCGCGATGCTGCAGTCGTTAGACCCGTCCATCCCGCGGTGGGTGTTCACCGCGAGCATCGAGCCCCACGCGCGCCGgtgcctcgagctcctcggcgtaTCCGACTTGTTCGAGGGAATCATCGACGTCAGGGCGGTGGACTGGGTGACCAAacacgacgcggacgcgtacgccgcggcgatgcgaatcgcgggcgtggacgacCCGAACGCGTGTTTGTTCCTGGACGACAGCACGAGCAACGTgagggcggcgaagaaggttGGATGGCGGACGGTGCTGGTCGGAACGCACGCGAGGGACTGCGGGTCGAAGATCGAGTGCGCCGAAGCGGACGTCATCGTGGATACGGTGCATCGGCTCGTGGACGTGGCGCCGGGGCTGTtcgtcggggacgtcgctcccgcgggggcgggggtgtAG
- a CDS encoding predicted protein yields MGSVTERVDSLIAAGDLDSVAGVCDEFEIVAGGAGNVPEWPHATHVLSRMLAGDLERARCVLERAPEHLRERDPELRAVHAVLAAMLDRDQPAVHAAAAAHAWSPRCAPLAASLIERYRAATLDLLSRAYTTASCAHVAACLGVSVEEAAAQGVGMGWSLGEDGMFGVVRRKVDDEAEALGMDAVEKLSALMVHVTDIAGPDEDEE; encoded by the coding sequence atggGTAGCGTGACCGAGCGCGTGGACTCGctgatcgccgcgggggacctggactccgtcgcgggcgtctgcgacgagttcgagatcgtcgccggcggcgccggcaacGTCCCGGAATGGCCCCACGCGACGCACGTGCTGTCGCGGATGCTCGCGGGCGAtctggagcgcgcgcgatgcgtgctggagcgcgcgcccgagcacctgcgcgagcgcgatcccgagctccgcgcggtccacgccgtgctcgcggcCATGCTCGACCGCGACCAACCCGCGGTgcacgcggccgcggccgcgcacgcgtggtcgccgcggtgcgcgcccctcgcggcgtcgttgatCGAGAGGTacagggcggcgacgctggatCTGCTGTCGCGCGCGTacaccaccgcgtcgtgcgcgcacgtcgccgcgtgcctcggcgtgagcgtcgaggaggccgccgcgcagggcgtcggGATGGGGTGGAGcctgggcgaggacggcatGTTCGGGGTGGTGCGGCGgaaggtggacgacgaggccgaggcgctcggcatGGACGCCGTGGAGAAACTCTCGGCGCTGATGGTGCACGTCACCGACATCGCCGGgccggacgaggacgaggagtgA
- a CDS encoding predicted protein gives MTWLARRILAGTRRPIARAFSATSSSSSSPSNPDAAEPVDVCIVGGGIVGTALACSIRANPLTAHLTVSLADRAPPPSSAWLDDPPPTPEPRVSALTPASVALLRDVGAWDRVEASRRACAFRAMQVWDAESVGHVRYDASEVGATELGHVVENRVVHTALHEAATRLGVRTSPPAAAVALDLPADGGGDLATIKFRREGGDGDGDEDGSPEIAEVRARLVVGADGPSSKVRTLAGLRAAGWRYGLKAAVGTVTTDEPHVTAWQRFLPSGPLALLPVTEDGRVSNVVWTTTPEEADRLCALGDEAFAAEVDAALRGEGRYSHGGQGEAAIRAVANGFGGTAGGDDAPPAFEHPPRVVAAAGPRGAFPLATSLAGRYALRRLALVGDAAHQVHPLGGQGVNLGMRDVVLLTNALAGACANGGDVGSMLVLRKYADEAKAANVPMMAALDGLQRLFASDQPLVAWARGAGLAGVNALGPIRRRIARYAMGGA, from the exons atgacgtgGCTCGCGCGACGGATCCTCGccgggacgcgacgccccaTCGCTCGCGCGTTCTCGGCGACTtcatcgtcctcctcgtccccgtccaaCCCGGATGCCGCCGAACCCGTGGACGTGTGCatcgtgggcggcggcatcgtcggcaccgcgctcgcgtgctCGATCCGTGCCAACCCGCTCACCGCGCACCTCACCGTGTCGCTcgcggaccgcgcgccgccgccgtcgtccgcgtggCTGGACGatccgccgcccacgccggagccgagggtgagcgcgctcacccccgccagcgtcgccctgctccgcgacgtcggcgcgtgggatcgcgtcgaggcgtcgcgtcgcgcgtgcgccTTTCGCGCGATGCAGGTCTGGGACGCGGAGTCTGTGGGGCACGTGCGatacgacgcgagcgaggtgggcgcgacggagctcgGGCACGTGGTGGAGAACAGGGTGGTGCACACCGCGCTgcacgaggcggcgacgaggctcgGGGTCCGAacgtcgccccccgccgcggcggtggcgctggatCTCccggccgacggcggcggagatctcGCGACGATCAAATTCCGCCGAgagggtggcgacggcgacggcgacgaggacggctcCCCGGAGATCGCGGAGGTTCGCGCCAGGCTCGTCGTGGGAGCCGACGGACCGAGCTCCAAGGTGCGCACCCTCGCGggcctgcgcgcggcgggatggCGGTACGGTCTCAAGGCTGCCGTCGGCACCGTCACCACCGACGAGCCGCACGTAACCGCGTGGCAGCGATTTCTGCCGTCCgggccgctcgcgctgctcccgGTGACGGAGGACGGACGCGTGAGCAACGTGGtgtggacgacgacgccggaggaggcggatcGGCTgtgcgccctcggcgacgaggcgttcgccgcagaggtggacgcggcgctcagggGCGAGGGGCGATACTCGCACGGGGGGCAAGGCGAG gctgcgatccgcgcggtggcgaacggcttcggcggcacagccggcggcgacgacgcgccgccggcgttcgAACACCCTCcgagggtcgtcgccgcagcGGGACCCAGGGGCGCGTTCCCGCTCGCCACGTCCCTCGCGGGGCGGTACGCGCTCCGCAGGCTGGCGCtcgtgggcgacgccgcgcaccaGGTGCACCCGCTGGGTGGGCAAGGCGTGAACCTCGGGATGAGGGACGTGGTTTTGCTCacgaacgcgctcgccggcgcgtgcgccaacggcggcgacgtgggtTCGATGTTGGTGCTGCGGAAgtacgcggacgaggccaaggctgcgaacGTGCCGAtgatggcggcgctggacgggCTGCAGAGGCTGTTCGCGTCGGACCAGCCGCTGGTGGCgtgggcgaggggcgcggggttggCGGGGGTGAACGCGTTGGGTCCGATTCGACGGAGGATCGCGAGGTACGCGATGGGTGGGGCGTGA
- a CDS encoding predicted protein, translated as MTLGGSGIVIVRYKSAVQVCNECGTDYYYNGSLCVSCPFGSSSPPGATTSCKCPKDYHRKVDGGVYSCAACAKGSTRPAGDTVPGGDATTCSAGSSSPSSSPSSSPSAAPSAQDKKAAAEKTRDAILGDIKDARLKKKAKLLADAAIAGVKVQRLTAKLTAADEDTACSTAFTKAGMSSSDGACVATVASSGKRRRLSATAYDVELMFSSSTVSDDALTAAANELKANGVEGVTSQASVDPIAELKTVPGVDTSKLQTFETEAAAAVAETESQNPPPPPPPPSPPPNLVQDDDDAGTRVRALASALLASALALAALM; from the coding sequence ATGACTCTTGGCGGCTCTGGCATCGTCATCGTACGCTACAAGTCTGCCGTACAAGTCTGCAACGAGTGCGGCACGGACTATTACTACAACGGCAGTTTGTGCGTGAGCTGCCCATTTGGCTCGTCCAGCCCACCGGGCGCCACGACCTCGTGTAAATGCCCCAAAGATTACCACCGCAaggtcgacggcggcgtgtactcgtgcgccgcgtgcgctAAGGGTTCCACCAGGCCCGCGGGAGACACCGTCCcgggtggcgacgcgacgacgtgctcggcTGGATCGTCATCGCCCTCTTCGTCGCCctcatcgtcgccatcggcggcTCCCTCTGCCCAAgacaagaaggcggcggctgagaaGACGCGCGATGCGATCCTCGGCGACATCAAAGACGCGAGGTTGAAGAAAAAGGCCAAGCTTCTGGCGGatgccgccatcgccggcgtgAAGGTGCAGAGACTGACCGCCAAGCtcacggcggcggatgaggaCACGGCGTGCTCGACCGCCTTCACAAAGGCTGGAATGAGCTCCAGCGACGGCGCttgcgtcgccaccgtcgcgtcaTCCGGCAAGAGGCGCCGCctgtccgcgacggcctATGACGTGGAGCTCATGTTCAGCTCATCCACagtgagcgacgacgcgctcacggcggctgcgaacgagctcaaggccaacggcgtggagggcgtGACGTCCCAAGCGTCCGTGGATCCAATCGCGGAGCTCAAGACCGTCCCGGGGGTGGACACGAGCAAGCTGCAGACGTTCGAGACGGaagccgcggccgccgtcgccgagacggAGTCCcagaacccgccgccgccgccgccaccgccgagtcCCCCCCCAAATCTGGTtcaggacgacgacgacgccgggaccCGCGTCCGAGCTCTAGCATCCGCcctgctcgcgtccgcgctcgcactcgcggcgctcatgtGA